In the Ranitomeya imitator isolate aRanImi1 chromosome 2, aRanImi1.pri, whole genome shotgun sequence genome, TCCTCACTTACATTCAGACATTTTTTTATTCCCCCCCGGCACTTGATGAGAGACAGATGCAGGGAATGTAATAAACATTGCTGGACATCAGGTTCTAAAAGATTTTGCATGAATATTCACAAATAATTTATGGCCACAACAGAATTAACAAAAGTAACTTTTAATATATTTCTATATCAGCAGGGATGTAGTTAGACTGGGCTGACATGATATAATATGTATAACATTATGAATGAGGACTTTACACTTAAAATAAAAAGACATTCAGCACTTTCCTACATCTTCACATTGCAAGACTGTATCTGTAAAGTCACGGCTGGATAGGTTACAGGCTAGGGTTAGTCAAAAAGGATAAAAACAAATCGCATAATCAATTCTTCAGCATCTAGTTCCTTTCCTCCTCCCAGTTTTCTTATAGGATCCAGCAAGTTAAATAGGCAGGAATGAGTGGTAGAAATATCCTTGTGAGTCAAGGCACAGAGTTCAAACTTTTACACTGTAGGACCCGATGGATTAATGGATTAATGCAAGGCAAACATGAATGTTAAAATAGTCACTACGCTTCTGATCCTGGCAGTTGTCACAATTTTAGCTTTGGTTTCTGTACTTCTCTTTGGATCCAGATTGAAATCTTGTAATTCTGGTGATCAGAAAACATCTGTTTTCAAGCACAATGATCAGAGTTTGGTGTTTGCAGACCTAACACCTGAAGAACTGGCCCAGGTAGTGGATTATCTTAAGAAGAACATCAATGAGAATCTAGTGGACATCTCTAATGCTGACCCTTCTTCCAACTGCATATATTCGGTGGAACTACTGCCTCCCAGCAAGCAGGATGCTTTATCTTACCTGGACAAAGGAGGACCTAAACCCCGGAGAGAAGCAATGGCTGTTATTTATTTTGGAAGTCATTCAGAACCTGAAATTAAGGAGTTTGTGGTGGGACCTCTTCCAAATCCTACATACAGGAATGATGTTACACTTCAGAGATATAAAAGCAAACTACTTTATCATCGTAGACCAGTCATTGGCAGCGAGTATAATCAGATACGAAAGCACTTTCTTCTTAAAGAATACAGCAAGGCAAAAAGTTTCCTCAAGGAAGTACTGGGCCATAATGAATCCAACATTGAATTTTTTACTGCTTTGACTAGCGCTCCAAGAGGTTTTGCATCAGGAGAGCGAAAAACCTGGTTTGATCTCTTCTTTAACACACAAGGTAGTGGATATTTCCTGCATCCAACTGGGTTAGAAATTTTATTGAACCATAAGGACCTTAACTTTAGTAAGTGGAGTGTGGAAAGAGTGTTTTATAATGGTGAGTACTTTGAAAGTTTGTCTAAATTAGAGGAGAAATATAAGAAGGGACATTTGAAGGTAGTGAAATTGAAAATGCCACATCTTGAGAATAACATCGCTTCTCTGAAATCCCCCAAAAGTTCAGTCTCTGATAGTCCTAGGCAGTATGAACCACAAGGTGCTCGATATAGCGTAAAGAACAACCAGGTGCTCTTCCAACACTGGAGTTTTGCATTTGGGATTAATGTAAATAGAGGACTCAGGTTATATGATATCAAGTTTAAGGGGGAAAGGATAGTGTATGAGCTTAGCATCCAAGAAACTATCTCTGTGTATGGGTCAAATGCTCCTACTGGAATGTCAACAAGGTACATGGATGGACACTTTGGCATTGGTCGTTCTTCCTTCCAGTTGGTTCGTGGCATTGACTGTCCCTATTTTGCTACATTCATAGATACCCATTACTTGCTTGACTCAGACAGCTCTGTTCTTAACAAAGGATCCATTTGCATATTTGAACTCAACTCCGGTATTCCTTTGAGACGGCATTTCTCAAGTCTTGGATCTTCTTACTACGGTGGATTGGCCAACACTGTTTTGATTATTAGAACCATTGCCACCATTGGAAACTATGATTATGTGTTTGACTTTATGTTCTATCAAAATGGAGCTATTGAGTCAAAAGTTCATGCAACAGGATATATAAGTACAACTTTCTTCACGGATGCCGGGCTGCAACATGGAAATAGAGTGGGGCCTCATACTCTGGGGACCATCCATACACATTTTATAAACTATAAGGTGGACATGGATGTTGGAGGTAAGGAAACTTCTCTCGTTATATACTTAACCTCTTAATCCTTAATCTTTTTACAATCAGTAGATGCTTCACAACAACTTATCGTCCAAACCAAAAGTAGAGCTTATTTTTGCTAATGCTAAAAGGCAACACTTGTGCCAAAAGAAGATTAGTGTTTTCATATTGTGACCTTGCATCTAATGACTGTCAATCAATACGGTTTCACTGTGACCCATGACCTACCACAACAGGAACATCTACATTGCCACCATAAGTGTCAAGGCAATTTGCTTGCGACT is a window encoding:
- the LOC138664860 gene encoding amine oxidase [copper-containing] 3-like isoform X1, which translates into the protein MNVKIVTTLLILAVVTILALVSVLLFGSRLKSCNSGDQKTSVFKHNDQSLVFADLTPEELAQVVDYLKKNINENLVDISNADPSSNCIYSVELLPPSKQDALSYLDKGGPKPRREAMAVIYFGSHSEPEIKEFVVGPLPNPTYRNDVTLQRYKSKLLYHRRPVIGSEYNQIRKHFLLKEYSKAKSFLKEVLGHNESNIEFFTALTSAPRGFASGERKTWFDLFFNTQGSGYFLHPTGLEILLNHKDLNFSKWSVERVFYNGEYFESLSKLEEKYKKGHLKVVKLKMPHLENNIASLKSPKSSVSDSPRQYEPQGARYSVKNNQVLFQHWSFAFGINVNRGLRLYDIKFKGERIVYELSIQETISVYGSNAPTGMSTRYMDGHFGIGRSSFQLVRGIDCPYFATFIDTHYLLDSDSSVLNKGSICIFELNSGIPLRRHFSSLGSSYYGGLANTVLIIRTIATIGNYDYVFDFMFYQNGAIESKVHATGYISTTFFTDAGLQHGNRVGPHTLGTIHTHFINYKVDMDVGGINNSLVAHDMEFEELKAPWSPERQLQQTKLTKKVLVSEDQAAFEQQGHMPRYMQFASKQKNKWNHERSYRIQMVSFAGDYLPEKSSIHNSMNWAKYKLAVTKHKEEEQMSSSIYNQNDPWSPAVQFSTFIDNESIQDEDLVAWITTGFLHIPHAEDIPNTVTAGNGVGFYLRPYNYFNEDPSVFSEDAVYFQPHEDLTSCSVNPLACLSQTASCAPKTPPFSYNGFENTYIVL